From the genome of Flavobacterium sediminis:
GCACCTTCAACAGGATTTCCTTCTTCGTCAACTACAGTACCTTGCATGTACAATGTTTCATCACCTTGATTCGGTTCATTTTCTAATTCAGCATAGCTTAATGACTCCGGTGAACCGGCAACATATAACGGACCTTCGATAGTACGAGGTGTTTTTAAATGAACACCTGCTTGCTCGTCTTCCCAGTCCATTCTTACATCAATAAAGTGCTCAATTCCTAAACCTGCAAATACAAGCCCCCATTCGTTGTTTTTTCCTGTTTGAGTTAGCCAATCACACGCATGCCACATTTCTTCTGAAGTGATATTCAAATCGTCCATGGCATAAAATAAATCTCTCAACAAACGAGCTACAATTTCTTTTACACGCGGGTTACCTTCTCCATTTTTTTCCTGAGATTGAATTCTATTCAATACTTCATCGATTAACTCTCTAGTCATAATTTCTGATTTTTTAATTAATAGTAAGTTTTTATATAATAAAAGAGCGAATTATTAATTTGATAATATTCCTCAAATCTTAATATGTATTATTTATTTTTTTATACATATTTTTTAGTTATATGCAAATTTTGCATTTATTTGGAGCAAAAAATTATGTTTTTAAATAAAAAATAGGACAAATCGATTTTTTTTACACTTTAAATAAAAAAAAATAGCATTTTTTACGTTTTCAAACGTTATAGTAACCCAAAAAAGGGGACTTTTGAATAGAACTGAAAAATATAAATCAATTTGAGAAGAAGTTAAGAAACTGATTTATACAGTCTTTAAAGAAAGAAAAGATTTAAGAGTAATATATTGATAAGAAATTATTTAGCACCTATTGAAGCTCGGTATTCTTTTGGAGTCATCCCCGTTTTCTTTTTAAATAACCGAGTTAAATAACCAGGATCGTTTAGCTCAATTTTATAAGCGACATCAGATATAGATAACTCAAAATCAGCTAACATTTTTTTGATCTCATCAATGTAATATTCAATAATAATATCTTTAGGTGATTGACCGGAAACTTCTCTGCAGATCTTATTTAAATAGCCGGCAGATATATCTAAAAGTGAGGCATATTCTTCTACACCGAATTTGAATGAATTCTTCTCCCTAATTAACTGTAAGAATCTTCTGTAAAATAAAGTAAATTTATTATCTTGAATTTGTATCGATAATTTAGAAGTTGTAGGGATCCTATACAATCGTAACAATAACATTCCTACCAGATATTGCAATGCGTGTTGTTTTGCCGGTAAATCGCTATGGTATTCATAAATACACTTGTGCAAAGTATTATAAGCATCACTAATTAACTTGTCTTCAGCATCATACTTAAAAATATGTACTTCATCCATTCTGATAATTATATCAGCATCCAACTTAAGCATGTTTTCCATACTCTTATCATGCAACGAAATAACCCAACCTTTTACATCGGGATGCATTTTAAAACCATGAACAATATTTTTAGGAATGGTTAAAAAAGAAATACCTTCAATTAATTCGGAGCCATCATTAATCAAAAACTCAACAGAACCTTCTTCAATGAGAAAAATTTGAAAAAGGTTACTATGAACATGTGGCTTAATAAGCCATTCATGTCTTTTTCCTGTTGCTTCGAAAGAACCGATATGGATTGTTTCCCGAACCATGTTAATGGAATCGTCCCCATAGATACCTTTAAAAAAAAGTTTTTCTTCCGAATTCATAAAATTTCAAGTTTAAACAAAAATAAGAATAAACTATTAAAACAGCAAAAAGATAGTTTTTTGTTATAAAAACCGACTTAAATAAATCGATTTTGATTGATTTTTATATTTTTTGAATGGTTTTATGTATTTTTACATTTAAAACACTTTAAAAATGCCTTAAAATAAGTTTTAGTTGTTTTTTAAGACGTAAATGTGTGATGAAAATTCCTTTTTAAAGATTCCATATACATTTGAAGCAAAACCGATATAAAATGCTTTGACCGGATTCATTTTTCCGCTTTTATATTTTTCTGACAATAAGCTCACATAAAAACTATCAAACCACATCGGTTTAATTTTTAATAACCCGATATTTTTCTCAGAAAACATTTTTCGGATCGATGTTGCTGAAAAATGCCAAAGGTGACGAGGAACATCATAGGCTGCCCAAAATTCTTTGTAATGCTTGGCATCATACGATTTGTAATTAGGAACTGCTATCACAATAATTCCTCCCGGTTTACAAATTCGTTTCAATTGTTCTAATTGATAATCCAAATCCGGAACGTGTTCCAAAACATGCCACATAGTAATCACATCATAACTCTGATCCGGAATGAGTTTTAAATTTTCTCCAAACGGAATTCCTTTACTCTTTGCAATTGTTTTTGCTTTTTTATTCGGTTCCAAACCTAAAACATGCCATCCTTGTTTTTGAGCAGCAACTAAAAAATCTCCTGTTCCGGCACCGATGTCCAATAAAGCTCCTTTTGTTGCAAAATTCGAAATTAATTGCACTTTGCTTTGAATGGCATATTTTTTTACTCTTTGGTATATTTTTTCAAAAAATGTGCGTGAACCATCCGTATGTGAAATATAATCTTCACTTTCATAATAAGAAGGCAATTGCTCTAATGATGGAGTAGGAGTGGTTTTTAAAATTCCATACTCAACATTTTCTAACAAAGAAAAAGATTCTCCGGAAACCGAAAAATCTTTTACGTTTATGTAAATATTGTTTTCTTTGAATATCATTCTTTTATTCCTTTATGTGACTTCTCGACTTCGCTTAAAGTGACAAAATTAAATTGTAAGATTAAATGTTTCACGTGAAACAATTTTAAAAAATAGAATCAAAAGGAAAGCATAAAATATTTCTTTTGTTTCTTCTTTACTCTTTTCTCTCTAAAATTATCTTCCCATATAAATCAACAGCACTGAAATATCACTTGGTGACACACCACTAATACGTGATGCTTGTGCAATTGTTTTAGGTCTTATTTTATTTAACTTTTGTTTTGCTTCTATTGAAATAGATCTAATCTTATCAAAATCGAAATTATCAGGAATAGTTACATCTTCTAATCGATTCAATTTATCAGCATGATTTTTTTCCTTTTCAATATAACCTGAATATTTGACCTGAATTTCTGCTTGTTCTACAATTTCGTTATCTAAATGATGTTCGTTAATATATTCACTTACCTTTTCGAATTTTTTAAAATCTTCTAATTCTAATTGCGGACGCGAAAATACTTTAAACATTTTATCTGGCTGCGCCATCGGAGAAGATCCTTTTGCTTCTAAAATAGGATTAGCTTCTTCCGGTTTTACACTGGTCTCTCTAAAAAACTGAAGAAATGCTTCCGATTTAACCATTTTTTCTTCCATACGCTCCATACGTTCTTGTTTTGCTAAGCCTATGGCATATCCTTTAGGAGTTAAACGTAAATCTGCATTATCCTGGCGCAATAAGGTTCTGTATTCTGCGCGAGAGGTGAACATACGATACGGTTCTTCTGTTCCTTTAGTTATCAGGTCATCAATAAGAACACCAATATACGCTTCGTCACGTTTTAAAATTAACGGCTCTTCTTCTTTCACTTTTAATGCCGCATTAATCCCGGCCATTAAACCTTGAGAAGCTGCTTCTTCATAACCTGTGGTTCCGTTAATTTGTCCGGCGAAATATAGACCTTCGACCAATTTGGTTTCTAAAGTATGTTTTAACTGCGTAGGAGGGAAGTAGTCATACTCAATAGCATAACCCGGGCGGAAGAATTTTACATTTTCAAATCCTGCGACCGAACGCAAAGCATTGAATTGAACATCTTCCGGTAAAGAAGTAGAAAAACCATTTACATAGACTTCAACTGTATGCCATCCTTCCGGTTCTACAAAAAGTTGGTGACGATCTTTATCTGCAAAACGATTAATCTTATCTTCAATTGAAGGACAATAACGTGGTCCAATACTTTTTATTCGTCCGTTAAACATCGGACTACGATCGAACCCTTCACGCAACAAATCATGTACTTCAGGAGATGTATAGGTCATCCAACACGAACGTTGTTCTTTTAAAGGTTGTGTTTGATTAGAATAGGAGAACTTTTGAGGATTCACATCACCGGGCTGTTCAATCATTTTAGAATAATCTAAAGAACGTCCATCCACACGTGGCGGCGTTCCGGTTTTCATTCGCCCGGATTCAAAACCTAAATTCACTAGATCTTCTGTAATTCCGTAAGAAGCACTTTCTCCGGCACGGCCACCTCCGAATTGTTTTTCTCCGATATGGATCAAACCATTCAAAAAAGTCCCATTGGTCAACACAACCGTCTTTCCTTTTATTTGTAATCCTAAGCCGGTTTTCACTCCGACTAACTTTCCATTCTCGGTTAAAATACCGGAAACCATTTCCTGATAAAAATCTAAATTAGGTGTTTGCTCTAACATCAATCTCCATTCTTCAGAAAAACGCATTCTATCACTTTGGCATCTTGGGGACCACATAGCAGGGCCTTTTGAAACGTTCAACATTTTGAATTGGATTGCAGTTTTATCAGAAACAATTCCTGAATAACCACCCAACGCATCAATCTCACGAACGATTTGTCCTTTTGCGATTCCACCCATAGCAGGATTACAAGACATTTGAGCTATGTTTTGCAAATTCATAGTAACCAATAAGGTTTTACAACCCATATTGGCAGCTGCAGCTGCAGCTTCACATCCTGCGTGACCTGCACCTACAACTATAACATCATATTGATCTTGAAATAAACTCACTTTAAATATGAATTTTAATTATTTTTTTAGTTGTTCCACGTGGAACAACTAAACCTAAAATTTATTTTTCTTACTAACGTTCCACGTGGAACGTTTAGAATTTTAAAACTTCTTTTTTATTCCATAAGAAAAAAAGAATAAAGAAGCGACTTAATGTTTCACGTGGAACATTACTATTTTTTCTTCTTCTTTAGCTCTCATTAATTGCTCATCAGCTTCAGACTTATCTTTATAACCACAATAATGTAAAACACCATGAGCCATTACTCTTTTTAGCTCTTCAGAAAAGGGAACCTCGAAATCCTTGGCATTATCTTTTACACGCTCAATAGAAAGAAAAATATCACCACTAATAATATCCCCTTCTGTATAATCAAAACTAATAATATCAGTTAATGTATCGTGGTTTAAATATTGCATATTGATCTGATGCAAATACTCATCATTACAAAATATATAATTGATTTCGCCAAGAGTTTTTCCTTCAGATTCAACAACAGACTCAATCCACTCTGAATATAAATCTTCATTTTCTAAAGCAAAATCAATTTCGTAGTTAAAACTAATCATGTTGGTTAAAATAATTTTGAACCTTTTTATTATAATTCGGGTGCAAAGGTAGTGTTTGTCTGTTTAAAATTTCAATACTATTCAAATAATCTTTCACGGTGTCGGGCAAAGCTTTAGACGTGCCATTGAAAACCTCTTTATTGGTGTTAGATTTTCTCTTATTATCCTCTCCTTGTTGCTGAATAGCTTTTTCTAATTTTAATAATTCATGATTCAGATTCAACATCTTTTGTAACGTTTCATTTTTAAAACCTTTATTCAACAACTGCTTTTCAATATCTTTCATCTTATCTAATGCAGACTGACCTAACCCTGTATTCCCCTCTTTTTCTAAAGCCTGTTGCAAAGCATTACGCAATTGTTGTTGTTGTTTTAATATCTCTAAAATTTCACCGGCTTTTCCTTCGCTTGTCCCGTTGTCACCATTCTGTTGACCACTATTTCCCTGACCCCTTTCACTGCCACCTTCATTACCGCTCTCTTTACCTTTTTCACTTCCTTTCTCTTTTCCTTTACCCATTCCTTCTTCCATTTTACCACCCAACTCTTGTTGCTGTTTGATAATATCCGGAAGTTGCATACCACCGCCGGAACCTTTACCAGGTTGCGGTTTACCCTGACCCTGACCGGACATTTGCATCTGCATTTGCATCATCATATTACTTTGGATATTACTCAATAGATCAGCAAGCGTGTTAGCAGCAGTTAAAGTATATTGCTGGTGTCCTTTTCCTTTGTAAAAATTATTTTCAGATAGGGTAGAAAGGGCGTGATCTAAATTATAATGAACATTTCCTACCTCATTCAAAACAACTTCTGAGATCATAGGATTTCTTTTGGCTACAGCAAAAATACTATCATCAATGTGCTTGAACTGTATCTTTAAATTTTGCTGCTCCTTTAAAATTTTATTGAATTGTAAAGATGATGATTGTGCATGATCAGTGGTTTCTAGCAAATCCTCCTGGTTAAAAGAAAAAGCTAATAAATTATCCAAGATCTGACGTAATGCTCTTATATCTTCCTGCATCTGCATTGAATTTCCAGCATCAAGAGAATTCATCATTTGACTACTCATTTCCTTCATTTTTTGCCCTGCTGATTTCTGACTGGACTGCGCTTTTTGAGTATTCTTTTTTTGAAGTTGGTCCGACGCCTTATCCAAATCGTTATCAATATCCTTTTCTTCACTATCAGTATCAGGTATATCTAAAGGAGACTCCAATTCATTATTTTCCTTTTCTAATTGATTTAATTCTTCCTTAATTTGATCGAACTCCTGATTGATTTTATCTTGTTCTTCTTTGGTATTTTTCTCTTGATTCTCTTTTGCAAGTTCTTCTTGCTTATCTCCCAGTTGATCTAATTTTTCTGCAATTTGTTTAGCCTTTTCTTCAGCATAATATCGCTTAGTTAATTCTACTAATTGCTCTAAACTCATTTGCTGATTCTTTGCATTTTGCTTTAATTGATCTGCTTTTTTAAATAAATCTTCTTTCTGTAATTTCTCTGTTAGTTTCTCTAACTCTTCCAGAAGCTTTTCATTCTTTTCAGATTCTTTTTGAAACTCATCTAAACGCCGTTCTAATTCTTTGTTTTCGGGTGAATCTTCTTTCTTAAAATCCTTAATGTTTTCCTCTAATTTTTTTGAGAATTCTTTCATCATTTCTTCCTGTCTTTGTTGCTTAGAAATGAAGTCTTTTATTTTCTTTTGATCTGAAAAATTTAAAGATGATTTTTCCTTATTCAGACGTTCTAAATCGTTCATCTTTTCTAATTGTTTCTCTTGATCCTGTAAAGATTTTTCTAATGCATTAATATTCTCCTGTTGATTTTTTAGTAAAATATCATCTTTTTCATTGGAAGTTAACTCATAATGCTTAAAAATATTAGATTTAGCACTTTTATTACCATTAACTATATCATTATCAAATACTTCGAAATAATATTCATAAGAAATACCAGGTTCTAATTTTAAACCTGACGGAAAAGTGTAAACAAAGCGATCATATAAACCTTTTTGCAATGGGAGAATAGCTTTTCTTAGTTTTTCTTTATCATCCTTATCGTAAAAAACTACTTGTAATTTCGATAAACCATAATCATCAGAAACTTGGCCAATGATCATTTCAGAATTAACTTTTAAACTATCAGGAGCAAAATTAGCATTGATAACCGGATGCAGATCTTTTACCACATCAATAGAATACACTAATTTTTCATAAGCTTTTAACTGTGCATTAGATGTTACTATTTGGTATTCTAAAGGGTTTTTGATTACTTTGGAATACGAAAATACCTTCTCGTTTAACTGAAAAGCAAAGGTCTTACCATTATCAACAAAATCAATCTCGGTAGTAGCCTGTGCCGAAATATCCCAATTAATCTTTGTTCCTTCCGGAACAATAATATTTCCTGTTCCAGTAACTGTTTCACTTGCTCTATCAAGATAACTAGGAAAGATCAGTTTCATACTAAAATTTGAAATAGTTGGAACATCTACAACTTGTAAAACATATTGCTCAGAAACCACTTCATTGGAAATCAATTGGAATTCTACATTATGCAAAACATTATCTAAATTATATTGAAATTTACCCGGAGAAACTGTTTCCATAAAATAGTTCTCATTACCAATCCTTATCTTAACATTCTCAGGAATAACTTTCCCTTGCGCAATGACAATTAAAGTAAAATTATCGTGTTGTTGAACAACTAAATTTTTATTCAAAATATCAAAATGAAATGGAGCAGGGGAGTGTAAGCCGTTTCATAATGCACTACACGTGATAAACTATTTTCAATTACCGAAGAATTTCCGGTAATAAAAAACAGAAGCAAAACAATGATCGGTATCAGAGCGTAAGGCAAATACTTCCTGTTTTTAGAAAGATCAACAGCATTGGAAAAAGGAATAGGCTGTAAAGCATTAGCCTTTTGATCGATCGAAGCCAATAACAATTCTGATCGCTGAGCAGCATCTGAAAGTTGTAAAAAATTCAACAGTTTATCGCCTACATCAGAAAAATGATTTCCAATTATTTTTGAAGCTTCTGTGTAATCAATTCCCTTTTGTAATTTAAAGAGTTTGAAGAGCGGCAAAATAATAAACTTGACCAACAAAAAAACTTCGACAACAATAAAAAGCCAAAATAAAATAGTACGTCCAGAAGTAGAAAGCCATAAAAAATGTTCCACGAGCAACGTAAATAAAAAGTATAAAAGTCCTAAAGCCACAAAAAGTAAAGTTCCTTTTATGATCTCATTCGTATAATACTTCTTAATGAAAGCCTCTAATTTACTGTAAATGATTGATTTTGTTTCCAAGGTTCTTTTGCATTTGCATTTAACCAATAAAAGTACAATTTATTTTTACATAGGGCAATAGCTAAAATTTATAGAGAAACTAATCATAAGAGCCTAAATTTTAACTGTGTATCGTATCTTTGCAGCGAAATTGAATCAAAAAAAGAATCAAATACTAAACTATGTCAAAACCAGTTAGAGTTCGTTTTGCTCCAAGTCCTACAGGTCCTTTACATATCGGAGGAGTTCGCACAGCTTTATTTAATTATTTATTTGCCAAAAAAATGGCGGAACTTTTTATTTAAGAATTGAAGATACTGATCAAACTCGATTTGTTCCGGGTGCTGAAGCTTATATTTTTGAAGCATTGGAATGGCTAGGAATTGCTCCTGATGAAACCGTTGGAAAAAATGAAAAATTCGGTCCGTACAGACAAAGTGAACGCAAGGCCATGTATAAAGAATATGCAGAACAATTAATTACAAATGGTTGGGCATATTATGCTTTTGATTCTGCTGAAAAATTAGATGAATTAAGAAAGCAAGCAGAAGCTGAAGGTAAAACATTTATCTATAATCATACCGTCAGAGAACAATTAGATAACTCATTAGCATTATCTCATGAAAAAGTTTCAGAGCGTATTACTAATGGTGATGCTTTTGTAGTCCGTTTCAAAACGCCGACCAATGAAGTTTTAGAATTGAATGACATCATTCGTGGAACGGTTAAGTTTGATACCAATTTATTAGATGATAAAGTATTGTACAAAAGTGATGGTATGCCAACCTATCATTTAGCTAATATCGTTGACGACCATTTAATGGAAACCTCTCATGTAATTCGTGGAGAAGAATGGTTGCCAAGCTTACCGTTACACTATTTATTATACAAAGCTTTTGGTTGGGAAGCACCTGAATTTGCACATTTACCATTGATACTAAAACCAGTCGGAAACGGAAAATTATCTAAACGTGATGGTGATAAAATGGGATTCCCTGTATTTCCTTTAGAATGGAAAACAGAGGAATCTACATCAATGGGGTATCGTGAACAAGGCTATTTTCCGGAAGCTGTAGTCAACTTCTTAGCACTATTAGGTTGGAACGACGGAACGGAGAAAGAATTGTTTAGTTTAGACGAATTGATTGCTTCTTTTGATTTAGCCAGAGTAAATAAATCGGGTGCAAAATTTGATCCGGAAAAAAATAAATGGTTCAACCATCAATACCTGATCAAAAAAACTGATGAAGAATTGGCTGTCCTTTTTGCTCCGATTGTTAAAGAAAAAGGAATTGCGACAACTTTAGAGTATTTAACTAAAGTGATTGCTCAAGTAAAAGACAGGGCTAATTTTATTACGGATCTTTGGGATTTATCGGATTATTTCTTTGTAGCTCCAACATCATATGATGAAAAAGTAACAAAAAAATGGAATGAAGCAACAAAGGAATTACTAAAACAAGTAATTGAACAATTAGCTTCTTATTCAGATTTTACATCTCAAACTATTGAAAACAGTTTGAAAGAATGGATGACAACAAATGAAATAGGGATGGGAAAAGTAATGCAACCGCTTCGTTTAAGTCTCGTAGGCGAGTTAAAAGGTCCCCATTTGTTTGATATCATTGAAATGCTTGGTAAAGAAGAGACCATCAAACGTATTGAAAAAACAATTGCTACAGTATAAAAAAAGAAACCCCTCAACAATGTTGAGGGTTTCTTTTATAAATAAAAAGTAATCATTCCACTTATTAATCCGATATTTCCTTTAAATTTTTTATTACCATTTAAAAGGACTAATTCATCCTTTTTATTTAAGTTATTCATGATGTTATTTAAACCATACTGATAACTAAAATGTAAACGAACTCTTTTCAATCCGGCTGTAACACCTGCATACAGATTTCCGTTTATTTTTGTAATATCCACTATATCGTTAGCTGTCAATAACGGACTGTCTTTCAAAAATTTATATTCATCTTTCCCATCGATCTTTAATTTACTGTTAACTTGTAAAACCGGACCAATTTCTAGTGTTAAATGGTTTTCAACAACCATATAACTAGCTACTAAATATATCTGAACAGCACTTAATTTAAAATTAATATCTTCATTTGTAACGGATTGTAAAGAAAAATTACTATCCGTAAAATGCATACCAAAAACTGCCTGCCAGTTGTTATAGTAATTTCCTCTAAGTGATAAACCGGCAATCCAACCTGCTTGCGGGCTAGCATTAAATTGATTTGAAAATAAACTTAGCTGAGTAATACCTCCTGATATTCCGATTCTATTATTATCACGATATCCATATTGTGCTATAGAACTGATGGAAATTAAAACGGTTAATAGAACAATTATTTTCTTCATATAAATTAGGGTTTTGTGTCAAAATTAGGGTTTAATATTAAATACTGTAACTTTTTTTCTAAAAAAGCGTATAATAACCGTAACCAATTAAAAATTAAAATATGTACATTGTTCTCGGAGTAATCGTTATTTTTATTATTTCCTTATTTTTTACCGTTAAACAACAAACTTCTGTAATTATAGAACGTTTCGGGAAGTTTAATAGTATACGTAATTCTGGTTTACAGTTAAAAATTCCTATAATTGACAGAGTAGCCGGAAGAGTTAACTTAAGAATTCAACAGTTAGACGTTATTATTGAAACTAAAACTAAAGACAACGTATTCGTAAAACTTAAAGTTTCCGTTCAGTTTAAAGTATTGCAAGACAAAGTATACGAAGCGTTTTATAAATTAGAATATCCTCACGATCAGATTACATCCTATGTTTTTGACGTAGTTCGTGCTGAAGTTCCGAAACTAAAATTAGACGATGTTTTCGAAAGAAAAGATGATATTGCAATTGCTGTAAAAAGAGAATTAAACGAAGCCATGTCAACTTATGGGTATGACATTATCAATACTTTAATTACTGATATTGATCCGGATATTCAGGTTAAAAATGCAATGAACCGTATTAATGCCGCTGATCGTGAAAAAACTGCTGCTGAATATGAAGCGGAAGCATCACGTATCAGAATTGTAGCCAAAGCTAAAGCAGAAGCGGAAAGTAAAAGATTACAAGGTCAGGGTATTGCAGATCAACGTAGAGAAATTGCACGTGGTTTAGTAGAATCAGTAGATGTGTTGAATAAAGTAGGCATCAATTCTCAGGAAGCATCTGCATTAATTGTGGTAACGCAACATTATGATACTTTACAATCAATCGGTAGTGATACAAATAGTAACCTGATCCTGTTACCTAATTCTCCACAAGCGGGAAGTGACATGTTAAACAATATGGTAGCTAGTTTCACAGCAAGTAATCAAGTTGGCGAAGCCATGAAAAAAGCAGCTAAAAAGAAAAGCTCAGAAGATGACCAAGAAGCTTAATTATATACTGAAATAAAAAAATTCTGTTTAACTA
Proteins encoded in this window:
- the mnmG gene encoding tRNA uridine-5-carboxymethylaminomethyl(34) synthesis enzyme MnmG; the encoded protein is MSLFQDQYDVIVVGAGHAGCEAAAAAANMGCKTLLVTMNLQNIAQMSCNPAMGGIAKGQIVREIDALGGYSGIVSDKTAIQFKMLNVSKGPAMWSPRCQSDRMRFSEEWRLMLEQTPNLDFYQEMVSGILTENGKLVGVKTGLGLQIKGKTVVLTNGTFLNGLIHIGEKQFGGGRAGESASYGITEDLVNLGFESGRMKTGTPPRVDGRSLDYSKMIEQPGDVNPQKFSYSNQTQPLKEQRSCWMTYTSPEVHDLLREGFDRSPMFNGRIKSIGPRYCPSIEDKINRFADKDRHQLFVEPEGWHTVEVYVNGFSTSLPEDVQFNALRSVAGFENVKFFRPGYAIEYDYFPPTQLKHTLETKLVEGLYFAGQINGTTGYEEAASQGLMAGINAALKVKEEEPLILKRDEAYIGVLIDDLITKGTEEPYRMFTSRAEYRTLLRQDNADLRLTPKGYAIGLAKQERMERMEEKMVKSEAFLQFFRETSVKPEEANPILEAKGSSPMAQPDKMFKVFSRPQLELEDFKKFEKVSEYINEHHLDNEIVEQAEIQVKYSGYIEKEKNHADKLNRLEDVTIPDNFDFDKIRSISIEAKQKLNKIRPKTIAQASRISGVSPSDISVLLIYMGR
- a CDS encoding class I SAM-dependent methyltransferase, producing the protein MIFKENNIYINVKDFSVSGESFSLLENVEYGILKTTPTPSLEQLPSYYESEDYISHTDGSRTFFEKIYQRVKKYAIQSKVQLISNFATKGALLDIGAGTGDFLVAAQKQGWHVLGLEPNKKAKTIAKSKGIPFGENLKLIPDQSYDVITMWHVLEHVPDLDYQLEQLKRICKPGGIIVIAVPNYKSYDAKHYKEFWAAYDVPRHLWHFSATSIRKMFSEKNIGLLKIKPMWFDSFYVSLLSEKYKSGKMNPVKAFYIGFASNVYGIFKKEFSSHIYVLKNN
- the ybeY gene encoding rRNA maturation RNase YbeY, which encodes MISFNYEIDFALENEDLYSEWIESVVESEGKTLGEINYIFCNDEYLHQINMQYLNHDTLTDIISFDYTEGDIISGDIFLSIERVKDNAKDFEVPFSEELKRVMAHGVLHYCGYKDKSEADEQLMRAKEEEKIVMFHVKH
- a CDS encoding AraC family transcriptional regulator — encoded protein: MNSEEKLFFKGIYGDDSINMVRETIHIGSFEATGKRHEWLIKPHVHSNLFQIFLIEEGSVEFLINDGSELIEGISFLTIPKNIVHGFKMHPDVKGWVISLHDKSMENMLKLDADIIIRMDEVHIFKYDAEDKLISDAYNTLHKCIYEYHSDLPAKQHALQYLVGMLLLRLYRIPTTSKLSIQIQDNKFTLFYRRFLQLIREKNSFKFGVEEYASLLDISAGYLNKICREVSGQSPKDIIIEYYIDEIKKMLADFELSISDVAYKIELNDPGYLTRLFKKKTGMTPKEYRASIGAK
- a CDS encoding SPFH domain-containing protein produces the protein MYIVLGVIVIFIISLFFTVKQQTSVIIERFGKFNSIRNSGLQLKIPIIDRVAGRVNLRIQQLDVIIETKTKDNVFVKLKVSVQFKVLQDKVYEAFYKLEYPHDQITSYVFDVVRAEVPKLKLDDVFERKDDIAIAVKRELNEAMSTYGYDIINTLITDIDPDIQVKNAMNRINAADREKTAAEYEAEASRIRIVAKAKAEAESKRLQGQGIADQRREIARGLVESVDVLNKVGINSQEASALIVVTQHYDTLQSIGSDTNSNLILLPNSPQAGSDMLNNMVASFTASNQVGEAMKKAAKKKSSEDDQEA